One Clostridium estertheticum DNA segment encodes these proteins:
- a CDS encoding cell division protein FtsQ/DivIB produces the protein MNKKSDNFKNGNYIIENKEKLLYKRKHKKRVKRLTLLSMIMVSTLITLCFKLPYFNIKTIEILGNSNASKAEINDAAKITLGSNIFNVSFNDSKKRIIQNPYILGVKFKKVLPNKIVIEIEERVAVFYGKVNNIYYILDNKGILLEKRSDIKNKSLVNLIGFKYEQSKVGGLVYSEDNRKIIIANEITNIITEYRKTNSAIVITMVDVSDVLDVKVFSGEMCIKFGTSDDLKNKFNKAINIISQLEYKGAKGYVDVSSKSNPVVFIQQ, from the coding sequence ATGAACAAGAAAAGCGATAATTTTAAAAATGGTAATTATATTATAGAAAATAAAGAAAAATTATTATATAAAAGAAAGCACAAAAAAAGAGTAAAACGCTTAACGCTTCTATCCATGATTATGGTATCCACATTGATTACACTATGTTTTAAATTACCCTATTTTAATATTAAAACTATTGAAATTCTAGGGAATTCCAATGCTTCAAAAGCTGAAATTAATGATGCGGCTAAAATTACACTTGGAAGTAATATTTTTAATGTAAGTTTTAACGATAGTAAAAAAAGAATTATCCAAAATCCATATATCCTAGGTGTGAAATTTAAAAAGGTTTTGCCAAATAAAATTGTAATAGAAATAGAAGAAAGAGTAGCTGTATTTTATGGAAAAGTGAACAACATATATTATATTCTAGATAACAAAGGCATTTTGCTAGAAAAAAGATCTGATATTAAAAATAAAAGCTTAGTGAATTTAATTGGATTTAAATACGAACAATCTAAAGTTGGAGGTTTAGTTTACTCAGAAGATAATAGAAAAATTATTATTGCAAATGAAATAACAAATATTATTACTGAGTATAGAAAAACCAATAGTGCTATTGTGATAACTATGGTAGATGTAAGTGATGTTTTAGATGTGAAGGTTTTCTCTGGAGAAATGTGTATTAAATTTGGAACATCTGACGACTTAAAAAATAAATTTAATAAGGCGATAAACATTATTTCACAACTTGAATATAAGGGTG
- the spoVE gene encoding stage V sporulation protein E, which produces MKKSKVKIGQIDFVLFATIMLLVAIGVVMVYSASSYTSAFKLDDPEFYLKKQLMWVCIGFIFMIAAIKIDYHVIKKYTGIIMIITVVLLLAVLACPAVNGSKRWIPLGFAGFQPSEIAKYAIVLYMAKSLDIKGEKVKEFFKGVLPYLLVSGFYAGLILLEPNLSIATVIMIVTVIILFAVGARFLHIFAIGGSLVAAVGVLILIAPYRLERLMNFTNPFAHSQDEGYQLVQSLLALGSGGVTGAGIGQSRQKCLYIPEPWTDFIFSIIGEELGLIGCGFIILLFVIFVWRGIKIAVTAKDMYGTILGIGITSVIAIQAIINIAVVTGSMPVTGVPLPFISYGGSALVFNMFAMGVILNVSRQNANKN; this is translated from the coding sequence ATGAAAAAATCCAAGGTTAAAATAGGACAAATAGATTTTGTATTATTTGCAACCATAATGCTTCTTGTGGCCATCGGAGTAGTAATGGTTTATAGTGCCAGCTCCTATACTTCGGCTTTCAAACTAGATGATCCAGAATTCTATTTAAAAAAACAATTAATGTGGGTATGCATTGGATTCATTTTTATGATTGCAGCTATTAAAATTGATTATCACGTAATAAAAAAATATACTGGTATTATTATGATAATTACTGTAGTGTTATTACTTGCTGTACTTGCATGTCCAGCCGTTAACGGTTCTAAGAGATGGATTCCATTAGGATTTGCAGGTTTTCAACCATCGGAAATTGCAAAATATGCTATAGTGTTATATATGGCTAAAAGCTTAGACATAAAGGGAGAAAAAGTTAAAGAATTCTTTAAAGGTGTTCTTCCGTACTTATTAGTTTCAGGATTTTATGCAGGTCTAATTTTACTAGAACCAAACTTAAGTATTGCAACAGTTATAATGATTGTTACTGTAATTATTTTATTTGCGGTAGGAGCAAGATTTTTACACATTTTTGCCATAGGTGGATCGCTAGTTGCTGCAGTTGGTGTTTTAATATTAATTGCGCCATATAGATTGGAAAGACTTATGAATTTTACAAATCCTTTTGCCCATAGTCAAGATGAAGGCTATCAACTAGTTCAATCATTGCTTGCACTTGGGTCTGGCGGAGTCACTGGTGCAGGAATTGGGCAATCGAGACAAAAATGTCTTTACATACCAGAACCGTGGACGGATTTTATTTTTTCAATAATTGGTGAAGAATTAGGATTAATCGGATGCGGCTTTATAATTTTATTATTTGTAATATTTGTATGGCGTGGTATTAAAATAGCAGTTACAGCTAAAGATATGTATGGTACTATTTTAGGCATTGGTATTACATCTGTTATAGCTATTCAAGCAATTATTAATATAGCAGTAGTTACCGGTTCAATGCCAGTTACAGGTGTGCCATTGCCTTTTATAAGCTATGGTGGCTCAGCTTTGGTTTTTAATATGTTTGCCATGGGAGTAATTTTAAACGTGTCAAGACAAAATGCAAATAAAAATTAA
- the mraY gene encoding phospho-N-acetylmuramoyl-pentapeptide-transferase — protein sequence MSLIIYSVLIAFFLSILQGPLLIPMLHKLKFGQNIREEGPRSHLKKAGTPTMGGIIFMTSTIITMLIIVRHLNDEAMIALYCFIAFGLIGLIDDVLKIKRKKNEGLSSKQKMLLIVVVAGFIGYYASIIIGTETMIPFLNKTIKLGIWYVPCIIIYFAATTNSVNLTDGLDGLATSVTIVVMTFFALVSNMMFHSTLAIFCAALAGALLGFLKFNSYKAQIFMGDMGSLALGGAVAAVGMILKVPLLVVIVGGIYVLEAVSVIIQVLVFKSTGKRVFKMSPIHHHFELSGWQETKIVAIFSIVTVVLCIVGFLSFTY from the coding sequence ATGAGTTTAATTATATATTCAGTTTTAATTGCATTTTTTTTATCAATTCTACAAGGTCCACTTTTAATTCCAATGTTACATAAGCTTAAGTTTGGTCAAAATATAAGGGAAGAAGGACCTAGAAGTCATCTAAAAAAAGCAGGCACACCTACTATGGGAGGCATTATATTCATGACTTCAACAATAATTACAATGCTAATCATTGTTAGGCATTTAAATGATGAGGCTATGATTGCACTATATTGTTTTATTGCTTTTGGATTAATTGGGCTTATTGATGATGTTCTAAAAATAAAACGTAAAAAAAATGAAGGGCTTTCATCCAAACAAAAGATGCTACTTATAGTTGTGGTAGCGGGTTTTATTGGTTATTACGCTTCAATTATAATAGGGACGGAAACAATGATACCATTTTTAAATAAAACCATAAAATTGGGTATTTGGTATGTACCCTGTATTATTATATATTTTGCAGCAACTACAAATTCAGTTAATTTAACAGATGGATTAGATGGCTTAGCTACCAGTGTTACAATAGTAGTTATGACATTCTTTGCACTAGTTAGTAATATGATGTTTCATTCTACTCTTGCAATATTCTGTGCTGCTCTTGCTGGTGCGTTATTAGGATTTTTAAAATTTAATTCTTATAAAGCACAAATTTTTATGGGAGACATGGGGTCACTTGCACTTGGTGGCGCAGTAGCAGCGGTGGGTATGATACTTAAGGTACCACTACTGGTTGTTATTGTAGGTGGAATATATGTTCTGGAGGCAGTTTCAGTTATTATTCAAGTATTAGTATTTAAGTCTACTGGTAAGAGAGTATTTAAGATGTCTCCAATTCACCATCATTTTGAATTAAGTGGATGGCAGGAAACTAAGATTGTGGCAATATTCTCTATTGTAACAGTGGTTTTATGTATAGTTGGATTTCTATCCTTTACCTATTAG
- a CDS encoding UDP-N-acetylmuramoyl-tripeptide--D-alanyl-D-alanine ligase codes for MEYITLDEIIEATLGEVVVKGESAFYNNVCMDTRDIKDKDIFIALKGENFNANDFIVDASKKGASICIIDEIKFEEKLLDVKTTVIKVGDTKKALRDLAKFYLNKLDIQVVGITGSTGKTSTKDLVAAVLSAKFKVFKTLGNFNNEIGLPMMIFMLDKSYDIAVLEMGMSDFGEIHNLCETSKPNIGIITNIGMSHLENLKTRENILKAKMEITDFFTEDSILIVNSDNDLLENIITSNYKTIKTGIDSQADYKACDLNIFEHKITFRLIETGILTDNTIEVNIPGRHNVLNSLLAVACGRVLGMSYDEIASGFKNLEATSMRLDITKGEKFTVINDCYNASPDSMLAAMDVLCDVSGKSKIAILGTMRELGNNAFEGHRQVGEYAKSKDIDLLITLGEFNEAYKQGFSDIDKYRCFETYNEVISFLSEIIAPNDVVLVKASRYMKFESIVNELEHLNALENINSRANLNSLDNINAKEVTEK; via the coding sequence ATGGAGTATATTACACTAGACGAGATAATTGAGGCAACGCTTGGAGAAGTAGTAGTTAAAGGAGAAAGCGCCTTTTATAACAATGTTTGCATGGATACAAGAGACATAAAAGACAAGGATATTTTTATAGCCTTAAAGGGTGAAAATTTTAATGCTAATGATTTTATTGTAGATGCTAGTAAAAAAGGAGCTTCAATTTGCATAATTGATGAAATAAAATTTGAAGAAAAGTTGCTAGATGTGAAAACTACTGTAATTAAAGTAGGAGATACTAAAAAAGCATTAAGGGATTTAGCAAAATTTTATTTAAATAAGCTAGATATACAAGTAGTAGGGATTACAGGGTCTACAGGCAAAACTTCCACAAAGGATTTGGTTGCAGCGGTGCTATCTGCAAAATTCAAAGTTTTTAAAACACTGGGTAATTTTAACAACGAAATAGGGTTACCTATGATGATATTTATGTTAGATAAAAGTTATGATATTGCAGTTCTCGAAATGGGAATGAGTGATTTTGGAGAGATTCATAACCTATGTGAGACTTCAAAACCTAATATTGGCATAATTACTAACATCGGAATGTCTCACCTTGAAAATCTTAAAACAAGAGAAAATATTTTAAAGGCTAAAATGGAGATAACAGATTTTTTTACAGAGGATAGTATTTTAATTGTAAATTCAGACAATGATTTATTAGAAAATATAATCACATCAAACTATAAAACTATAAAAACAGGAATTGATTCTCAGGCTGATTATAAAGCCTGTGATTTAAATATTTTTGAGCACAAAATAACATTCAGATTAATTGAGACTGGAATTTTAACTGATAATACAATTGAGGTTAATATACCTGGAAGACATAACGTACTAAATTCCCTACTAGCAGTAGCTTGCGGAAGGGTATTGGGTATGAGCTATGATGAAATTGCTAGTGGCTTTAAAAATTTAGAAGCCACCTCTATGCGTTTAGATATAACAAAGGGTGAAAAATTCACTGTCATTAACGACTGTTATAATGCTAGCCCAGATTCAATGCTAGCTGCAATGGATGTACTTTGTGATGTTAGTGGAAAATCTAAAATTGCAATACTCGGTACTATGAGAGAATTAGGAAATAACGCCTTCGAAGGACATAGGCAAGTTGGGGAATATGCAAAAAGTAAAGATATTGATTTATTAATTACCCTAGGGGAATTTAATGAGGCATATAAACAAGGATTTAGTGATATAGATAAATATAGGTGTTTTGAAACTTATAATGAAGTAATTTCTTTCCTAAGTGAAATTATTGCCCCAAATGATGTTGTTTTAGTTAAAGCTTCGAGATATATGAAGTTTGAGAGCATAGTTAATGAACTAGAGCATTTGAATGCTCTAGAGAATATTAATTCGCGGGCGAATCTAAATTCGCTAGATAATATAAATGCTAAAGAGGTGACTGAAAAATGA